The window AAGACTGAATGGcttacaaatgaatgaaaaaaggcTCAAAGAAAAGCTCAGTGACAGTAACAGGTAGCCTCTACCAGACAGGCAGAACCTTCGGCGGCATGAACAACTCTGGTGTCGGGAAGTACACAGGGTTGGTTTCCTAGGAAAGTGCTCTGGCAAACTCTAGCAGATTAAAAACACACACCCCTTTGGCCCAGCACGTCTTCCACTGGGAATTTATAGGATGGGTTCACTTGCAAAATTTGCCAGGACCGCTGTACCACGTTAATCAcaatggaaaaggcaaaacagaaTCCGTGTCCACTATTAGGAGGCAGGTAAAAACAGGGGTTGGACTACTAGTGCCCataagctaagaatggtttttacattttcaaaatggttggagaaagaaaatcaaaagaacatTTTGTGACACGTGGAAAGgatattaaattcaaatttccGTGTTCATCGAGAACGTTTTACTGGGACCCAGCCCCGTGCACAGGTGTGGTTTGTGACTGCCTTCAGGTTACTCGGGCAGGATCCAGTCATCAAGACAGAGACCACATGGCCTACAAAGCTGAACATATTTACTGCCCggccctttacagagaaagcGTGCTGCCCCATGGGTTAAAACAATGGAGTGGGGGACCTCAGGGCGGTCACAGGACTGACATGGAAGGCGAGACGTGGGGAAGGCGGTACTTACATGAGGCTGAAGAGACCTTCTAGATCTGGCAGAGAGGCTAAGGAGAACGCTGGGGGCAGAGCACGGGCAGGAAGCAGCGGGTGGCTTCCCGCATCCTGATGCCAGGAGAGCCCAGGCCCCTTCACAGCCGGTGCCAGGTACCACCGCGCAGGAGACGTGCTGTGCGACCCTGGCCCAGTCGCTTGCCCTGTCTGAGCCTGTTTTCCCTCAGCATAGATCACAAAACAGGGGGCCGGCACTGGATGCCCTGAAAACCCTTGGTGGCTCAAAACTCCCCTTTCCCTCACGCCCAGGGCAGCCATCCTCACAAGGCAAGAGCCATGGGTGTCCCCGTCCCCTACCCCCCGACACTCAGCATTGTTTTGTAACTCATGAGGATCATTTTCTGTCTAAGTTTTGGGCTGCACATGAGCCTTTTGTGTTCAAGTTAGCATGAAATGTGCTGTGCCCAGGCCGCAGGGGCTGTAGTAATGACTGTGACTCCTCAGTCCCATATCACCATCTATTGAGCACCAACTGTATACTTGGCCCTGCAAAGAATGCTCCCCATGTGTGTGGTTTTGATATCTAGAGTCCAAATCAGCTGGTTTTGTTTCTGTACCACGTCCAGGCCCTCCACAGGGCAGCCAGCCCTGCCTGTAAGGATACTGAAGGTGGAGCAGGAAGCCGTCTCCAGGTCGTAGAGGCAGCTGCAGAGTTCGCGGGGATCGGAGGTCAGGCCGGACAGCTGCGGGAAAGCACAGGCCTCAGCAAGGTGCCTCCCTGCCCCGAGGGAACCCCTCGGCAGCcgggccctgccccagcctcacccAGGCGATGTCGTCGTTCACCACCACCAGCGCGAACTCGTGGCTCTTGTCGATCTTGTGTTTTGTCCGCACAAACATCTCAATCATCTTCTGGGAGACGTTGAGGGCGTTGGTTTtggagctggggagggacagagggtgaggggGGGCGGTTAAGGCGGGGCCTCCCGGCCTGGAGGGTGTCTCCTCACCGGCCAATCCTGGGGAGCCCTCCGCCAGCCTCGGGATTAGGCACTGGAGGCCCAGGTCAGGTCATGCAGCGGGGAGGTGGAAGAGCCCAGCCACCCCTCTGTAGCTTTTGCCCTCTCCGAATGGGGTTCCTCTGGCCAGCCTGGGTCTCACAACTGATCCCCATGAGGTCTCCCCCAGGCCTTCACTCAGTCACAGATGGCTAGGGATGGCAGCCAGGGGAAGGCGGGCTTGTCCTCAGCATCCCCCAGAGCCCCTTGGACCCTATCCAGTCCCGGTCACCAACCCCACAGGGACCCAGGTGCTCAGGGCAGGGGCTTCGGGGACAGCTAGGCCTGGGTCTGAGTCCTGACTATGCCTATTTGCTGtgaggccttgggcaagtcacttcacctggCAGAGTTTCTGAGTCATTGCTGTGCCAGGGCTTGGAACAGAGCCCTGGTGGGTCACAGCTTTTTTAGGGTCGGTTGCCATTGCCACTCTGACAGCGCCAGGCCCCAGGCCAGGCCAAGCTGCTGTGAgtctcagagagaaagagccctGAGTTTTTTGAgcttcctccccaaccccccccagcCCGCCCCAAGCCGTGGCTGCATATTCAAGCCCCCAAATGTTCCTCTCACCCATTGAATGACTCCAGCTTTGACAGGGACATTTCCTCTGACAGGTCCAGGCAGATGATCTGCAAGAAGGTTCGAGGGAGGTGAGGGCCCTGCGCCTGGCAGCGCTAGCCAAGTGAACACTAACACTGGCCCCCACTGCACTCTAGCGGTCCTCTCCAAGCAGCTCTGTCTGAGTGGTGGTATCAGGACCCCCACTTCCCAGCCAAGCAacctactttggaagacagtggtTCAGGGAAAAGAGCACTAGATTGGGAGTCCAGGTTTATAAGTGAATAAAGGAGCCAGAGAAAGTCTGacacagaaacaggaaaacaaaggtagagtgggttgaattgtgccccgGCCCCCACAGATATGCCCACtgggaacctcagaatgtgacttttttGGGAATTAGGGTATTTGCTGATGGAATTAAGAGAAAGATCTTGAGATAAGATAAAGATCCtgatcagggacacctgggtggctcagttgacaggagcatccgactcttgatttcagctcaggtcatgatctcagggtatgaGATccagccctccatcgggctccccactcagcagggagtctgcttgatactctctccctttccctctacccctccccagccccacccctcactctctttctctctcaaataaataaataaacctttaaaaaaaaaaatcctgattcaATGACTtattgtgtccttataagagaaagaagaTTCAGAGACACAGAtgggaaggccatgtgaagacagaggcaaagACTGGGGTGAtgcggccacaagccaaggaacacatGGAGCGCCCAagggctggaagaggcaaggaaggatcttTCCCTATAGCCTCCAgcgggagcacagccctgcccattccttgatttcagacttccggcctccagaagaGTGTGAGAATGAATTTCTGCTTTCTAAGCCACtgctttgtggtaatttgttgtggTAGCCCTAGAAAACTCCTACGAAGTGACTGCAGAGTGAATCCCAAAAAGCAAGAACATTAAACCTAAGGTTCCCTAGCACCTCACGGCCACAGGCCAAGCCCCTCACTTACCACCTTCTCTGGACAGTTGACCCTCGGTGTCCGCACCTGGACTTCAGGAGCTGTTGGGGGCACCTGCCAGGGCTTGGGGCCAGCTCCTGGAGGATTGGGGGTCCCATCGTCAGCACTGGCCGCCTCGCCCTCACCCTCGCTGCGGCTGCCCACACTGGCCTGGGCCCCCAGTGCCCGGTCCTCAGCCCCCTCAGGGTTGGAGCGTGTTCGGGGCCTGGGCTCAGCTGactgctcctcttcctcttcctcttcctcctcctcctcctcctcttcctcagtgGGGCTGCTGGGCTCTGCCACCTCCATGGCCCCTAAGTGGCTGGATGGAGCAGGGTTGGGGGAAGCCAGGATCCTCCccttaaaggttttaaaaatatttggttacTGGACAGGACAGAGCATGAACTGCTTAATGACTGTAAAAATCACTTCtttccgggcctcagtttccttatctgcaaaacggGTACCTGGCATCCCATTTTTTCTGTAGTGCTAACCCTACCCCTTTCCTTGGCTAGTGAACAAATCCGGCCACCAGGAATGGCCCAGAGATGGGGCATGACCCAATACAGGTCAGTGAGGGGCAGCTCTGCAGCTTCCAATAGTGCCATTAGGGAAGAGGGACTCGTTAGAGTTGCAGAACTGGGAGGATAGAAGTTGAGAGCTGTCAGGAGCCTCTTTTGCCTCCAAGAGGGGAAAGAGAACCTGCTTGAAGTGATGCTCACCCAGAAAACAGCAGCTAGACCTCTGTGCACCTGGATCCAGCTATGCCTGAAACCgcaaaaaggaaacctcatttaaaatggaatcaGGAGGCCAAAAGGGGAGCTCTCACCCCCTAGCACAATGGCAGACCCCAAATTCCCAACAGAAAGAAGACTATACTAAGCcagcaaaaaaatgaaagattttctccttgcctGGCAATAGCCTGGCTGATGACAGACTGTCACAACTCAGCCAGTGAAAAGCCATTAAGCTTCAATTCCCAATTTACTCCAATAGACTTTAGGTTTATAACAGCCCGTCCCAACTCCccttcctctataaaagagcactcctctcctttgttctggacttgcctatggttttgctaTATAGCTTGTGTGTCCTGAATTGTAATACTCTGCTATTCCCAAACAAACCTCTTTTTTGCTGGTAAAAATAACTGACAATTTTAGTTTTAAGGCTAACAGAATAAttagctggggtgcctggctcgctcagtcgtagcgcatgcaactcttgatcttggggttgtgagttcgaaccccaccttgggtgtagggattgcttaaaaataagaaaaaaataagactaatTAGCTCTGGGATTCTCCCCAGCGGGCACCGGGCTGCCTAGAAGGTGTCTGCGCAAAGGAGGGGCACGAATCTAGGTGTTAAAGGTTCCTTTGAAGAAAGATAGGACGCCAACAGTTTGCCTATCTGGGCTGGGGTGTGGGCAGCGGGGGATGGTCTCTGAGCGGCTTGTAACCCCCTGAATCTCTAAGGAAAACAATGCTTTAGCTTCGGCAAGAGGGATGAAGGCTAGACTGCAGGAGAAACCAGAGTGGAAAGCAGAAGCCTCAGGGAAGGCTAAGGGCTGGACCTCTAGGGACGGGACCGCAACCACCCAACCTCTTCTCACCGGAGCCTGAGCCTCCCTCCGACTCAGCCGAAATCTGACTAGGAAGCCGCCATCTTTCGCAGCCCGGAAGTAGTGCGGCGCGGCCGCGACGCctcctgggaaatgtagttcagcAAGCCGTAAGACAAGCGGACAGCTGAACAGGAGACGGCTGGAGAGCCTTGAAAGCTGATAGGCTGGGACTGTGCTAGGGAGTGGGGTTTGGAATGTGATTGGTTAAAGCAAGAAGAGCCGGAGCTTTGATGTTTCTGGCCGAATCAGGCTACACTGGTCAGTACTTCAACCCTGATAGGCTGGGACGAGGCCTAGTGGAGTGGACCTTTCTATGGAATAGGCTTAAAGGGATGGAGAAGGCCTCACTTGCGATGTGGTAAACTGAATGCGAGTGACTTGGGCGGGATTTAGAAGAAGAGGTAGGGCTGATTGGTGATTGGTGGAGCTGACATGGCCCTCAGCGAGGGGCGGGTTTTTGCGGCCCGAGGTGGGCGTGGCCCacaccccaggccctgcccagttACTTaattttgcttcttattttacACATATTTGCAAAAACCAAAAAGACTAAGCCAAAACTATTTCAGACCACGTTTTCTTTTTCATGCGCACTTCTCCTCTTACCCCCTAACCATTTAAAACCcagtctgagcctcagtttctttatgtgTAAGAGGTTCAATTAAACAAGCTCTCATGAGCCAGGCTCTGGTCATTGACAGCCAGGAGGAGCTATGCAAGCTGAGTCTTCAAGGATGGAGAACTTGccagaaaaacaagagaatgaaaggcattccagaaagaaggaacCGCCTTGGCAAAGGTCTGGAGGCTTGCAAGAACCTTGGAGTGGTGGAGCCTTTAACAGGTTAATATGGCTGAAGCAGAGGCTAAGAGTGCAGATTTCAATGTGCCTGGGTGCCCCCAAGTCAGAGGATTGCAACTTCTTTCCTTACCGCCTTTGGGGACACAGAAGCAGGAAGATTCAGCCTCCTAGTGTCTGTCAATGGAATGAGGAAGATTCAGGCTACTCCAGGCTCTGCACAGTTTAAACCAAGTGAAGAAACAAGGAAAGGGTGTTCCAGGCAAAGGTTACAGCATAACCCAAGGCCCTGGGTTTGAGAATTGTGAACCTTCAACTGTTCACAGAGGGGGTCATCATGGCTAAAGCAAGGAGTATACATGGGCCCAGGCAGCAGGCATAATTTTTAAGGTCCTCGAATGCCGGGTAGAAGAGCTTGAAATGTTTCCCAAGGGCAATGGGGAGTCATGGAGGGTACATGAGCAGAGGAGGTGACCaatgcggtctctctctctggggcctgggtggggaagggagtgaaGGGGTGGCTGTAGAGTCCAGGGAGAGAGCTGGGCTGGCAtccaggtgggaggggagaggcttGGGCTGTTATTATGGATGGAGTTGAGGAGGCCCTTTAGAGATGGATGCAGGGAAAATGGGCAGGATGTAGAGACAATCTGGGCTCTGAGGAATCCAGCATTTACACAGGAGAAACAGCAGCTGGTAGAGGAAGCAGAGATGGGAGGGTCAAAGAGGTAGGGAGCAAGAGCAGTGTGTTATAATTCAGTTCTTGGATGGATTTTAACAAATTGCTTGTTAAAATTCCCATGACACTGTAGAAAAATGCTATaattacccctcccccccattttacagataaggaaactggggctcagaggtgGAAGAGACATGAGATCAGAGGCTGAGGTGAGGAGGGACTGACATCTCAGGAGCCGGACGCGTGACCCCCACTGGGACTGAGGAAGCTGATGTCCTTGAGGAAACAGCACAATAACAAGTCACATGACCAGGGGAGGGGGGCTTCCTGTTTCCTGGCCCCTCCCAAGCCAGCCTTGGCTAGCCCAGGCCTAAGCAGGCAGTGGCCAGAGCTACCCCAAGAGTGTCCAGGGATTTGCGCTGCTGACCAAGGTACTCCTAGAGGCACAGAGGAGTAGAAGTAGAGCAGGCTGGGGGGACCCAACCCCAAGATTGGGGCCTCTGACTCAAGAGGACCCTGGGGAGGAGAGGTGACTCTTGAAGTCCTCGAGCCAGGCCCAGATTGGGGACAGAGGGGAGCATAGAGGTAGTGAAAGAtaaaggaggcagaggagaaggggaggccAGAACAATTTTCAGAGATAGTGAGCTGCCTGTCAAGAGGGGCATTCAAATGTGCCAAATCAACATTGATAACTCAAGATCCCTTCCAGAGGGAGAAGATCAATGCCCATTCCACAGAAGAAGATATTAAGGCTGTCATTTGTCCAGGACAACAAAGACAACAAAGACA of the Halichoerus grypus chromosome 1, mHalGry1.hap1.1, whole genome shotgun sequence genome contains:
- the BABAM1 gene encoding BRISC and BRCA1-A complex member 1 isoform X2; translated protein: MEVAEPSSPTEEEEEEEEEEEEEEEQSAEPRPRTRSNPEGAEDRALGAQASVGSRSEGEGEAASADDGTPNPPGAGPKPWQVPPTAPEVQVRTPRVNCPEKVIICLDLSEEMSLSKLESFNGSKTNALNVSQKMIEMFVRTKHKIDKSHEFALVVVNDDIAWLSGLTSDPRELCSCLYDLETASCSTFNLEGLFSLIQQKTELPVTENVQTIPPPYVVRTILVYSRPPCQPQFSLTEPMKKMFQCPYFFFDVVYIHNGADEKEEEMSWKDMFAFMGSLDTKGTSYKYEVALAGPALELHNCMAKLLAHPLQRPCQSHASYSLLEEEDEATEVEATV
- the BABAM1 gene encoding BRISC and BRCA1-A complex member 1 isoform X1, which encodes MEVAEPSSPTEEEEEEEEEEEEEEEQSAEPRPRTRSNPEGAEDRALGAQASVGSRSEGEGEAASADDGTPNPPGAGPKPWQVPPTAPEVQVRTPRVNCPEKVIICLDLSEEMSLSKLESFNGSKTNALNVSQKMIEMFVRTKHKIDKSHEFALVVVNDDIAWLSGLTSDPRELCSCLYDLETASCSTFNLEGLFSLIQQKTELPVTENVQTIPPPYVVRTILVYSRPPCQPQFSLTEPMKKMFQCPYFFFDVVYIHNGADEKEEEMSWKNPSLITPSSGKPSRGREGPSGNLYLNGPSPAPQDMFAFMGSLDTKGTSYKYEVALAGPALELHNCMAKLLAHPLQRPCQSHASYSLLEEEDEATEVEATV